The following proteins are encoded in a genomic region of Triticum dicoccoides isolate Atlit2015 ecotype Zavitan chromosome 1B, WEW_v2.0, whole genome shotgun sequence:
- the LOC119312120 gene encoding BTB/POZ and MATH domain-containing protein 1-like produces the protein MSFAGVSVVSAGSMPQGSAMIYSGSSAASRDSWYHLLVVEGYSRFKDTPTGVLIKGCSFQAGGHRWAMKLYPNGCVPDDAGFVSVYLFLDQADVARHVMLHLQFSLIDEADKQEPARIRAIKPCAFSGAGPSRIWGRRRFIKWEDLEKSGHLKDDCFTIRCDSITAEAADAPLIEVPSSNISKHLSHLLMTKVGADVMFEVGPETFVAHRCVLASRSPVFMAQLFGPMKEGTMASAVQIQDMEQNVFKALLSFVYTDLMPEMEVEGADVITWLRHLLAAADRFDLQRLKSMCEERLSKHIDLSSVTATLGLAAQHHCHGLKEACLEFLKVQSPEDLRGVMATSDWEHIAATDHSVLNELIAKLASKL, from the coding sequence CTTGTGGTGGAAGGTTACTCCCGCTTCAAAGACACGCCCACCGGAGTGCTCATCAAGGGCTGCTCTTTCCAAGCTGGAGGCCATCGATGGGCTATGAAACTCTACCCCAATGGCTGTGTCCCAGATGATGCCGGTTTCGTGTCCGTTTATCTTTTCCTTGACCAGGCGGATGTTGCACGGCATGTGATGCTGCACCTCCAGTTTAGTTTGATTGATGAGGCTGACAAGCAAGAGCCCGCACGCATCCGCGCAATCAAACCATGTGCCTTCTCCGGCGCTGGCCCTTCTCGCATTTGGGGTCGTCGTCGTTTCATAAAATGGGAGGACCTTGAGAAGTCAGGGCATCTCAAGGATGATTGTTTCACCATCCGGTGTGATTCCATCACCGCTGAAGCTGCTGATGCTCCCTTGATCGAGGTGCCGTCATCTAACATAAGTAAGCATCTGAGCCATCTCTTAATGACCAAGGTGGGTGCCGATGTGATGTTCGAGGTCGGCCCTGAGACGTTTGTTGCGCACCGTTGTGTGCTCGCGTCCCGTTCCCCTGTCTTCATGGCTCAGCTCTTTGGCCCCATGAAGGAGGGGACCATGGCTAGTGCCGTACAGATACAAGACATGGAACAGAACGTGTTCAAGGCCTTGCTCAGTTTTGTCTACACCGACTTGATGCCCGAGATGGAGGTGGAAGGAGCCGATGTGATTACGTGGCTGCGACACTTGCTTGCCGCGGCCGATAGGTTTGATCTCCAGCGGCTCAAGTCCATGTGCGAAGAGAGGCTGTCGAAGCACATAGATTTGAGCTCGGTGACGGCCACCCTTGGTCTGGCAGCGCAGCACCATTGCCATGGACTCAAGGAGGCCTGCCTAGAGTTTCTCAAAGTCCAATCCCCTGAAGACTTGCGAGGAGTCATGGCGACCAGCGACTGGGAGCACATAGCTGCAACCGATCACTCCGTTCTGAATGAGCTCATCGCCAAGCTTGCTTCCAAACTTTAG